AAGATCAGTATAGCTGTAGCTACTCCTGCGTAGGGTTTAAATACCCCACTTGGCATAGTGATCACTGCTTTTAGTTCAGACTCTTCTATCATAAGTGCTCTAGCCTCTTTAAAAGCTTTGGCACTTCCAAAAAGCACCCCTTGAGGGATGATGATACCAGCTGTTCCACCTACCTTTAAAAGGGTATGAATCCTATCGATAAAAAGAAGCTCTGTTTTTGTAGTACCTAGTCTTAGTTTATCGTCCATCTCCCCTTTATTTAGGTTTCCTGTAAAGGGTGGATTTGCTAAAACCACATCATAAGAGTTTAGCTCACCTTCATATTTTTGAAAACTTTTACTTAGGGTATCGGTGTATTCTATATTTGGGTTGGTGATACCGTGCATCATAAGGTTCATAAGACCAAGCCTTACCATGGTCACATCTATATCGTAGCCTTTTAGGCTAGTGTCTAGGGTCTTTTTTACCTCTTCTTTTAGTATAGCACTTGTACTACTTCTAGTAAAACCATTTTCATCTACTTTGTGGTGTTTACCCTCTGTATCCAGTGAAGTGGTGATATACTGATAGGCTCCTAGTAAAAACCCTGCACTACCACAAGCTGGATCGGTAATCTTATTGCCATATTTTGGCTCTACAAGATCAACTAGTAGATTGATAATCTGCCGTGGGGTTCTAAACTGTCCATTTTTCCCTGCACTTGCGATCTCACTTAGAAGCATCTCATATACATCACCTTGGATATCTTGGTGGGCTTGTCCATTCTCCAAAGCATCTTTTTCTATCTCTTTAAAAATATCTTCGATGATATACATAGCCTCATGTAAAAGAGATGCACTAGGTATCACAAATACGGCGTTTTTCATATATTTTGTAAAGTGGGAGTTTTCTCCGCCTATCTCTTTGATAAAAGGAAATACATATTGGGTGATATGCTCTAGTCTCTCTTCTGAGCTTAGATGGGTAAAGATACTCCATTTGAATTCTGTTTTAGGAAAATCTTCAGGTTCTTCTTTTTCTTTACCTGTTTTTTTATCTATCTTTTTTACAAGTTTTGTATAAGTTCCCTCAAAAATAGAATCGTACTTTTCTCCAGTAAATTCAGCATTTTCTATATTTTTTATATCAAGATCATCAAGCTTTTTTATAAAAAGAAGATAAGTTATCTGCTCTATAGCTGTAAGTGGATTTGAGATACCTCCACTCCAAAATTTATTCCATAGTTTATCTATAAGGCTCTCTAGGTTTTTATTTAAATGCAACATTATGCTACTAACTCCTGTGTAATATTTAGTATTTCATCTATCTCTGTTTTAGTAAATACTCCTCGTATACCAGAGGGATGTATCACTGTAAAAGGTGCAGATATTAGATCTTTTTTGCTTAAGCTCTCATTATCTATGATAAACCCTTTTAATAAATCCAAAAATTTTAACTGTGTAGTGGTAAGTGTAGGATGCTCTTTGATAAACTTATCAAAAGATTCACTTACCGTATCTGGGAAGTTTTTAAGCTCTTCAAGTCCTAAGATATGCTTGATAAACTTTAAAAAAGGTGCTTTTTTATTCATATACACCCTACGCAAAAGATCAAGGGTGATAAAAGGGTCTTGCTCGTGTAGAGTGTGAGCTAACTCTTCTATCTCTTTTTCACTTAGACTTTTGCCCTCTTTTAGCTTTTGTAGGATTTTATTTTGATTTAAAAGCTCTTTGATCTTATCTTCTACCATTTGTTTGTATTTTGAGATACTCACAGACTCCCTATCTGCACCAAACTCCACATACTCTTTTTTCTTGATATAATCTTTAAAATCAAAGATAGGAGTATCATCATCCTCAAGCTTTGATTCTGCCCTATATTTCATAAGCGGAGCAAGGGCTTTTACTAAAATATCAAGATCACTATCTTTTAGATGGTTCCAGTATTTTACTTCTTTGGCTTTTGTGATAAGATTCTCTTCTTTGGCGACTATATTTACACTTAAAAGTAAGTTTTCTATTAAAGCTATAAGGGTATCTCTTTTTTTTACCCTATTTTCTTCGTCATTTTCAAGTAGATATATAGAGTACTCCAACACATCTTTTTCAAATCGCATCGCCTTATAATCCACCCCTACAATAGATTTGGCTAAGGGTTTTATGTAAGTATCTAAAAACTCTAAATTCTCCTTAGATAGAGTTCTATAAAAGATAGAATCTAATTTATCAAGATGATTTTTCCCATCTTGTATGGTTGTAGAGTTTTTAGGGAAAAGCTCTATAAACTCTTGAAGCTTTTGTATCTCTTTTTTAGCTATCTCAATATCAAGCTTTAAAGCACTTTCTATCTTTTGAAGTCTAAGCTCAAAAAACCTTATGGGAAGTGGAGTATTTGGGATAAGACTTTTTCCTTGCGGTTCAAGTTTAAAATACTTAAAATTATCCCAACAATCCATAATAAGAAATTTCTCTTTTTCTTTACACCACGGTTTTAAGTTTTGCGGATCAAGCAGTCTTGTACCCCGCCCTATCATCTGCCAAAACTTAGTATAAGAGTAAATAGGCTTTGCAAATACTAGGTTTGATACCTCTTTTATATCCACCCCCGTATCAAGCATACCCACACTTATGGCAATACGCGGCATATCTTGGGTTTTAAACTGATCTAAAAGCCCACCTTTTCCGTAAGCCCTACTATCATCAGATACTATTACTTTGGCTAGTTCCCCATTATATTCAGGATATAAAGAGTTAAAAAGCTCTTCCACTCTTCTAGCATGGGCTTTTGTCATACAAAAGAAGATACTCTTTGTGGGTATCACCCCATCACTATCTTTGATAGACTCTTCCATAAACTCTTTTACGATGATTCGATTTGTATCTTTATTTATCACATCTCTTTCTAGCTGAGTTCCTTCATAATTTATCTCTTCAATCTCTTTACCTTCTAAAATCATATTCTTTTGATCTTCTAAAGAAATAGTTCTTTTATTTAGTCCATCATCTTGAAACTTTGTCTGAATCTTTAGCACCTCAAAATCACAAAGATAAGGTGGAATATGATCCAACGCCTCCTCATAAGAATAAGCAAATGAAGGCAACCCATCCTCACAAGAAAAAAGCTCAAAAGTGTTATGATCTATCACATTGGTTGGAGTTGCAGTAAGCCCAAGCTTTAAAGCATCAAAATACTCTAAAATCTCCCCATAAGTATTATAAATAGACCTATGAGATTCATCTATCACGATCAGATCAAAAAAGTGTGAAGATAAAGTTTGCTCCTCATCTCGTATAATATTTAACATAGTTGGGTAAGTGGATACATAAATACGCCTATCTTTAGAAATACTACTCTCCCCAAACTTTGGCCAAATAGGCTCACTTGGAATATACTCTTTAAAAGCCTCTATAGCCTGCTCCCTTAAAGCCACCCTATCCACTAAAAAAAGAGTATTTTTAATATACCCAGCCCTTAAAAGAGCATCCACTAAAGCAATAGTAGTACGAGTCTTCCCCGTACCAGTAGCCATCACCAGTAAAAAATCTCTTCTTTTTTTATCTATCAGTTCCATCACTGATCTTATAGCACTTACTTGATAATCCCTCCCTGCTATATGGGTATCAATAAACTCATGGGAAAGGGACTTTTTATAGTTTTGTATATGACGAAGACGCTCTAAATCCTCCCTAGTAGGATAAGCATAGATTTTTCTAGGAGGGTAGTTTTCTATATCCCAAAAATATATGTCGTTGCCATTTGTATAAAAGCAAAAAGGAAGATCGATATTATGTTCAGCTTTTAGATTGTAACAATACTGCTTAGCCTGTTCCTGCCCAACCCTGGGATCTCGTGAGCTTTTTTTAGCCTCAACTACAGCCAAAGGCTTCCCCTCACGACCTAGAAGAACATAATCACAAAACTGCTTTTTACCATAGCTAGGCTTTACATCAGATACAAAAGAAGTGTTTGAAAACTCTTGCCTTACTTGGGCATAGTTAGTTACATCCCAGCCAGATAGGAGTAGTTTAGTATCAATAAGTTCTTGTCGTGTCTGTGTTTCGTTTTGCAAGCTCTACTCATTTTATAATTTTATAGAAGATATTTTATCTTTTTATCTATTATATTATACTTGTGTCACAATCCACATCATAAGAAAAATATTTTGAAGAATTAAAAAAAAGAAAGAACTCTAGCAAAGAAGTAAATTACTTCTCCACTAAATCATAAAGCCCTTGAATCTCTTCAGCCCAAATCTCTTCATTGATAGTTTCAAGTACCATTGGAATATCATCCATTCTATCATCATTCATGATAAATTTAAAAGCATCCCATCCAATTTTCCCAACACCTAAAGAATCGTGTCTATCTACTCTACTTCCTAGTTCTGGCTTTGAGTCATTTAAGTGCATTCCCATAAGATATTCACGTCCTACTATATCATCAAACTCTTTCCAAGTTTTATCATAGGCTTCTCTTGTTCTGATATCATACCCAGCAGTAAACATGTGACAGGTATCTATACATACACCTACTCTGCTTTTATCTTCTATTTTATCTATTATATGTGCTAGGTGTTCGAACTTGTATCCTAAGTTTGAGCCTTGTCCTGCTGTGTTTTCTATTACTAGTTTCACATCATTTGTAGCATCAATTGCTTGATTCATAGAAAGTGCAATTCTATCTAGACATTCCTCTTCTGATATTTTTCTCAAGTGTGAACCTGGGTGGAAATTTAGTCTATCTAGTTTTAGTATTTCACATCTTTCTAATTCATGGATAAAACCATTTAAAGATTTTTCTCTTTTTTCTTCTTCTGGGTGTCCAAGATTTATAAGATATGAGTCATGAGGTAAGATGTGTTTAGCTTCAATTCCACATTTTTCTAACTCTTCAAACCATTTATCAAGTACTTTTGCTTCTAAAGGTTTTGCAGCCCATTGTCTTTGATTTTTTGTAAATAGAGCAAAAGCTTTTGCTCCGATTGCAGTTGCGTTTATTGGTGCATTAAAAACTCCACCACTCGCACTAACATGTGCTCCAACGTATTTCATTATTATTCCTATATGATTTTTTATTTAATTTAGTTTTTCATCATACAAAAATGCATCTTTAAAGCCAATATGTTTTTATAATTTGTTTAGTTCTTTTACTAAAACATAAAGATACAAAAATATCTTTATGTTTTTTTCTATTTAATAGGTACTAAAATTAGTGTTCTTAAATCTTCAGGAGCTACATCAAAAGTAAGATACTGTTCGATAGGAGGAGCATCTCTTAACTCTATTTCATTATCTTTAATCCAAGAACCGTAAATAGACGTATAAGTATCTGATAACTTATCGTACGAACCGTTATGCGCAAAGACTGCATATTTACCACCAGAGATTTGGTCTTTTTCTACCTTCCCTGCTAGTTCATCATCTTGTACTCTTGTAATGCACGCATCATATCTTAGCTTATCAATAGCTACGATATTTGGGTCATCGTAACTTATTCCATAAAACTTTGTATCTGCTTTTAATAGACTATTATTTCCTGCTATTTCTAACAGTTCATTCCACGCAGTTTCACATTTAAAATAGTCACCAACATGTCTTACTTTATACACATCAATTATTTCAATTGATTCTATTCTTAGAGGCTCAATCATTTTGATTTCCTTTTTTATATTAATATTTTGTATAAATTTTGAAGGAGAACAATTAAACATCTCTTTAAAAGCTTTATTATAAGCAGAAGGAGTGTTATACCCTGCTTCTAAAGCTATAGTAGTTATATTGCCTTGATTACACTGCAATTTATTTACAGAGGTTTCAAGTCTTATTCTTCTGATATACTTTTTTAAACTCTCACCTGTATACCCTAGAAATATACGATGAAAGTGATAGTACGAGTAACCAGAGATAGCTATTAAATCTTGTATATCAACGTATTCTAAATTTTTTTCTATTTCATTTAGAACTTTTTGCATACTTTTTTCATATTGATTCAAAACTGTCTCTCCTTAAAATTCATAAAAAGATTCTAACAGTAAATGAAAATCAAAACTTTTCCAAAATTGCTATATTTAATCTTTTTTGATTTTTATTAAAATTTTATTTTTTTTATCTCGGTGAGTAATCTCTTTTTCTTCTTTCTCAAAAAGTTCTTTTAGAAATTGTTTATCATAATTTCTATCTAAGAACTCTGCATTAAAAGATTCTAAACTTTGGCACTCAAAAGTATCTTGACAGATTCTATCTTCATATATTTGTAAACTCAAAACAGAAGTTCCAGCAGAGAGTATTTCTACTTTTGTATAGTCGTTAAACTTTGTGATAAAACCTTTATCATAAAATTTTAGCTTAGGTGTTTTTATCAAAATAGTCGCCGTTTGGGTTAAAATTGGCTGCTTTTGTGCACATCCTACAAAAAGTAAAAGAAATGTTAAAAAAAGAACTATATTTTTAATCTCTTATCCTTTGTTTTAAAAATTTTCACTATAATACTGTAATATTGATAAATTATAAAATCGAAGGTTATTTTTGTTAGTTCATATCTGTTGCGCTGTTGACTCCCACTATTTTTTAGAAAAAATTCAAGAAGAATTTCCAAATGAAGAGATCATTGGATTTTTTTATGACCCAAATATTCACCCATACAATGAGTACCGATTAAGATATCTTGATGTTGATTACTCATGTAAAAAACTAGGTATAAGACTTATTGAAGGACCTTACAATCTAGAAGAATGGTTAAAAAAAGTAAAAGGTTTAGAGAATGAACCAGAAAAAGGCGATAGATGTACGGTTTGTTTTGATGATAGACTTGAAACAACTGTAAAAAAAGCTATAGAATTAGGACATGACAAATTTACATCAACTCTATTAATTTCTCCAAAAAAATCACAAGATAAACTAGAAAAAATTGGAGCAGAATTAACATCTAAATATGACTGTGAGTTTATATTTAGAGACTATAGAAGTGGCAAAGGTTCACAAGAGCAAGGTCTAGTTGTAAAAGAAAATTCTCTTTATAGACAAAACTATTGTGGTTGTCTTTTTGGTTTATCAGCCCAAAGAGAACATCAAGATAAAGTTATGGATGAAATGTTTAATCCTATCTCAAACCAAATACTTCCAGAATCTATAGAGAGTAGACTTGAACTTTATAAAAAAAGAGATGATTTAGAAGAAAAAAATATTCCGTATAAGATTATCAAGCAGAGGTTTTTAAACTATAGACTAATGAGCGGTATTACAAAGATTGATAAAAAGATTATCCCTTCATATTTTCTATGTTATTCAACACTAAACAGAAACAGTATGAATGGTAGAATCGAATATGAAAAGGATGAAATCGCATATCTAAATAGAGATGAAGTAAAAGTTCTAAGTCTAAAAAGTTTTAATGAAATAGGAAATAGTACATATCAGACAGTAAAAGACTTGATGTTCAATCCTCCTACCTTTGAATCAGAACTAAATATTAGAAATAAAGTTACAAATAACCCTTATGGTTTGTCAACTATTTTAGTTGTTGATGAGCTAATCGATGGAAAATATGAGATAGAACTAAATGCCCTAATCTATGAAGATGTAAAAGAAGTTATTATATGAAACTTTTAGTTTGTGCGATGGAAACATCATCAAATGTTCATCTAAAAGAATTAAAAAAATATCTAAACGACGAGGTAGAACTATTAGGAGTTTTTGATAAAGAGCTTGGAACCCCTCTATATGATTTAACTCACCTTGCAATCATGGGTTTTATAGATGCGATAAAAAAACTTCGATTCTTTTTTAAACTTAGGGATGAACTTGTAGATTTAGCACAAGATTGTGACAAAGTTTTATTGATGGATTCATCAGGATTCAATCTTCCTCTTGCAAAAAAACTAAAGCAAAGATATCCAGATAAAGAGATAATCTACTATATCCTTCCACAAGCTTGGGCATGGAAGAAAAAAAGAGTTATAAAGCTTGAAAAATTCTGTACAAAACTATGTTCTATTATTCCTTTTGAAAGTGAAATATACAATGACAAAGAAAAAATTACTTACGTAGGTCATCCACTTTTAGATGAGATAACAGAATATAAAACTAGCCTAGAAAAAACAGATAAAATCATCTATATGCCAGGTAGTAGAAAAACTGAAATTATAAATCACATGGGTGTTTTTAGAGAACTTACAAAACAGATAAAAGACAAAGAGCATATTTTGATTATTCCTTCAAAATTTAATGAAGAATATATTAAAAAAACTTATGGAGATATATCAAATTTTACAATTTCAAATGATGCTCATAGCATATTAAAAGAAGCAGAATTTGGATTTATTTGTTCTGGTACGGCTACACTTGAAGCTTCTATAATAGGGACACCATTTGTTATGTCTTATGTGGCAAAAAAGCTTGACTATTTTATTGGCAGACAGTTTGTAAAACTACCTTTTATTGGACTTGCGAATATCTTTTTCCATAAAATGGGTAAAGAGCCTATTCATAAAGAATATTTCCAAGAAGAAGTAAATGTAGAAAACTTATTAAACGAATATAAAAACATGAATCGAGACAACTATTTAAAAAACTCTCAAGAGCTTAGAGACTACTTACAATTTGGTAGTTCTAAAAATGTTGCTAAAATAATTCAAAACTAATTTTTTTTTCGCTAAAATATATGACTTTTTAAAACATACAAACATATAGGATACAAGAATGTTAGACATCATGGAAATTCAAGAAATTTTACCACATAGATACCCGCTTTTATTAGTAGATAGAATTACTGATATGGAAAAAGCTAAAAGTATCACAGGGTATAAAAATATCTCTATTAGTGAACCTGCTTTTCAAGGTCACTTTCCAGGGCACCCAATTTACCCAGGAGTTATGATTCTTGAAGGAATGGCACAAGCAGGTGGAGTTCTTGCACTTAAAAGCAACGATTTAACAAATGAAGAGCTAAAAAACAAAGTTATTTACTTCATGAGTATTGACAAAGCAAAATTTAGAACACCCGTAAGACCTGGTGATAAATTAGAATATAAAATCGAAGTTAAAAAATTAAGAGGAAATCTAATCGTACTTGATGGAAAAGCTTTTGTTGATGATTCTTTAGTTGCTGAAGCAGAGCTAAAAGCTATGATAGTTGATAAGTAATAAACAAAATAGGTAAAGAATGAATAATATTCATAAAACTGCAATAATTGAAGATGGAGCCCAACTAGGTGATAATATAACTGTTGGAGCATTTACAATTATTGGTAAAGATGTAAAAATAGGTAATGGTACAACTATTGCTTCTCATACAGTTATCGAAGGAAAAACTACAATTGGTGAAAACAATCAAATTTTTTCACATGCTGCAATTGGAACTATTCCTCAAGACTTAAAATTTGATGGTGAAGATGTTGAGCTAATTATCGGTAACAACAATAAAATCAGAGAATATACGCTATTTAACCCTGGAACAATTGGTGGTGGTTCAATTACAAAAATTGGAGACAACAACCTTTTCATGGGATATGCACATGTTGCACATGATGTAATAGTTGGAAATAACTGTGTATTTGCAAATGTTGCAACTCTTGCAGGTCATGTAGAAATTGATGATAATGTAGTAATTGGTGGATTAACACCTATTCATCAATTTTGTAAAATAGGCTCAAATGTTATGGTAGCAGGAGGTTCTGTAGTAACTCAGGATATTCCACCATTTTGTTTAGCAGAAGGAAACCGTGCAGTATTAAGAGGTCTTAATCTAAATGGTCTAAGAAGAAGATTCCAAGATAGATCAGATATTGATGCAATTAAAAAAGCATATAAAGCAATATTTGAATCAGGAAATTCTATTTCTGATGTAGCCAAAGAATTATTAGAAACAAACGAAAATAAGTATGTTCACGAACTAGCAAACTTTGTTATTGCTACAAAACGTGGAATACCATTTAATAGAAAATAGGACATTTTATATGAGTAAACTTGAATGTGACTTTTGTGGAACAGCTGACTCTCACGATAACCCAATAATCTCTGGAGATAATGCCTCGATTTGCAAGGCTTGTGTTAATGCAGCACATGAGATTATGGTTTCAGGAAAAGAGCCAGAATTAGGAAACATGGTAGAAACTACTGAAGAAGAAAATGCTGCAGTTCAACTTAGAACTCCAGCACAACTAAAAGAAATTTTAGATGATTATGTAATTGGACAAAATAGAGCTAAAAAAGTTCTATCAGTTGCAGTTTATAACCACTATAAAAGAATTTTCAGACACAATGAAATTGATGATGAAACAGAAATAAATAAATCTAACGTGCTTTTAATTGGACCAACAGGTTCAGGTAAAACGCTTTTAGCACAAACTATTGCAAAATATCTTGATGTGCCTTTAGCAATTGCTGATGCAACATCTCTAACAGAAGCAGGATATGTAGGTGATGATGTTGAAAATGTTGTTACTAGACTTATTCAAGCGGCAAATGGTGATGTAAAAAAAGCTGAAACAGGAATCATTTTTATTGATGAAGTTGATAAAGTTGCAAGAATGAGTGAAAACCGTTCAATAACTAGAGACGTTTCAGGAGAAGGTGTACAACAAGCACTTCTTAAAATCGTAGAAGGTGCAACTGTAAATGTTCCTCCTAAAGGTGGAAGAAAGCACCCTGGACAAGATGCAATTCAAATAGATACTACAAATATTTTATTTATTTGTGGTGGAGCTTTTGATGGTCTTGAAGAAATTATTAAGAAAAAACAAGGTGGAAATGTATTAGGTTTCAACCAAGAGAAAAAAAGTAAAAATGATGATGAAATAATTTCAAAAGTTGAAGCACATGACCTTGTAAAATATGGACTAATTCCAGAATTAATCGGAAGACTTCATATGATTGCAACATTAAATGAAATTACAGAAGATGATATGGTTCATATCTTAACTGAACCAAAAAATGCTTTAGTAAAACAATATGTAAAACTATTTGAACTTGACGATGTAAAATTAAAATTTGAAAAAGCAGCACTTAAAGAGATTGCAAAACTTGCAATTGAAAGAAAAACTGGTGCAAGAGGTCTTCGTTCGATTTTAGAAGATATCATGCTTGATATTATGTATGACTTACCAACATTTAAAGATAAAACAATAACTATCACAAAAGATGTTGTAACAAAAGAAAAAGAACCAAAAATAGCTTAAAAAAGAAGGATTTAGATGTTATTAGATAAGGTAATCGGTGTATTCTCAAATGATATGGCAATAGACCTTGGAACTGCAAATACAATCGTTTCTGTAAAAGGAAAAGGTATTATAATTAACGAACCATCAGTTGTAGCAGTTCAAAATGATAGATATGGAAAAGATAAAATTTTAGCAGTTGGACAAGAAGCTAAACAAATGATTGGAAAAACTCCTTTAAATATTACAGCTGTTAGACCAATGAAAGATGGAGTTATTGCTGACTTTGAAATGACTGAAAGAATGATTAGATATTTCATTGAAAAAGCACACGCTAGAAAATCTTTTATCAGACCTAGAATCATTATTTGTATTCCTTATGGTATTACACAAGTTGAAAGAAAAGCTGTTAAAGAATCTGCTCTTAGTGCAGGTGCTAGAGAAGTATTCTTAGTAGAAGAACCAATGGCAGCTGCTATTGGAGCAGGAATTCCAGTATCTGACCCTTCTGGTTATGTTGTAGTTGATATTGGTGGTGGGACTACTGAGATTGGTGTTACATCACTTGGTGGACTTGTTCTTTCTAAATCAATCAAAGTTGCTGGAGATAGATTTGATAAAGCAATTATTGATTATGT
This Arcobacter sp. LA11 DNA region includes the following protein-coding sequences:
- the fabZ gene encoding 3-hydroxyacyl-ACP dehydratase FabZ; amino-acid sequence: MLDIMEIQEILPHRYPLLLVDRITDMEKAKSITGYKNISISEPAFQGHFPGHPIYPGVMILEGMAQAGGVLALKSNDLTNEELKNKVIYFMSIDKAKFRTPVRPGDKLEYKIEVKKLRGNLIVLDGKAFVDDSLVAEAELKAMIVDK
- a CDS encoding epoxyqueuosine reductase QueH gives rise to the protein MLVHICCAVDSHYFLEKIQEEFPNEEIIGFFYDPNIHPYNEYRLRYLDVDYSCKKLGIRLIEGPYNLEEWLKKVKGLENEPEKGDRCTVCFDDRLETTVKKAIELGHDKFTSTLLISPKKSQDKLEKIGAELTSKYDCEFIFRDYRSGKGSQEQGLVVKENSLYRQNYCGCLFGLSAQREHQDKVMDEMFNPISNQILPESIESRLELYKKRDDLEEKNIPYKIIKQRFLNYRLMSGITKIDKKIIPSYFLCYSTLNRNSMNGRIEYEKDEIAYLNRDEVKVLSLKSFNEIGNSTYQTVKDLMFNPPTFESELNIRNKVTNNPYGLSTILVVDELIDGKYEIELNALIYEDVKEVII
- the clpX gene encoding ATP-dependent Clp protease ATP-binding subunit ClpX, encoding MSKLECDFCGTADSHDNPIISGDNASICKACVNAAHEIMVSGKEPELGNMVETTEEENAAVQLRTPAQLKEILDDYVIGQNRAKKVLSVAVYNHYKRIFRHNEIDDETEINKSNVLLIGPTGSGKTLLAQTIAKYLDVPLAIADATSLTEAGYVGDDVENVVTRLIQAANGDVKKAETGIIFIDEVDKVARMSENRSITRDVSGEGVQQALLKIVEGATVNVPPKGGRKHPGQDAIQIDTTNILFICGGAFDGLEEIIKKKQGGNVLGFNQEKKSKNDDEIISKVEAHDLVKYGLIPELIGRLHMIATLNEITEDDMVHILTEPKNALVKQYVKLFELDDVKLKFEKAALKEIAKLAIERKTGARGLRSILEDIMLDIMYDLPTFKDKTITITKDVVTKEKEPKIA
- a CDS encoding GyrI-like domain-containing protein, coding for MNQYEKSMQKVLNEIEKNLEYVDIQDLIAISGYSYYHFHRIFLGYTGESLKKYIRRIRLETSVNKLQCNQGNITTIALEAGYNTPSAYNKAFKEMFNCSPSKFIQNINIKKEIKMIEPLRIESIEIIDVYKVRHVGDYFKCETAWNELLEIAGNNSLLKADTKFYGISYDDPNIVAIDKLRYDACITRVQDDELAGKVEKDQISGGKYAVFAHNGSYDKLSDTYTSIYGSWIKDNEIELRDAPPIEQYLTFDVAPEDLRTLILVPIK
- the nfo gene encoding deoxyribonuclease IV, with translation MKYVGAHVSASGGVFNAPINATAIGAKAFALFTKNQRQWAAKPLEAKVLDKWFEELEKCGIEAKHILPHDSYLINLGHPEEEKREKSLNGFIHELERCEILKLDRLNFHPGSHLRKISEEECLDRIALSMNQAIDATNDVKLVIENTAGQGSNLGYKFEHLAHIIDKIEDKSRVGVCIDTCHMFTAGYDIRTREAYDKTWKEFDDIVGREYLMGMHLNDSKPELGSRVDRHDSLGVGKIGWDAFKFIMNDDRMDDIPMVLETINEEIWAEEIQGLYDLVEK
- a CDS encoding N-6 DNA methylase, whose protein sequence is MLHLNKNLESLIDKLWNKFWSGGISNPLTAIEQITYLLFIKKLDDLDIKNIENAEFTGEKYDSIFEGTYTKLVKKIDKKTGKEKEEPEDFPKTEFKWSIFTHLSSEERLEHITQYVFPFIKEIGGENSHFTKYMKNAVFVIPSASLLHEAMYIIEDIFKEIEKDALENGQAHQDIQGDVYEMLLSEIASAGKNGQFRTPRQIINLLVDLVEPKYGNKITDPACGSAGFLLGAYQYITTSLDTEGKHHKVDENGFTRSSTSAILKEEVKKTLDTSLKGYDIDVTMVRLGLMNLMMHGITNPNIEYTDTLSKSFQKYEGELNSYDVVLANPPFTGNLNKGEMDDKLRLGTTKTELLFIDRIHTLLKVGGTAGIIIPQGVLFGSAKAFKEARALMIEESELKAVITMPSGVFKPYAGVATAILIFTKGGDTDEVFFYDMQSDGYDLDDKRKPRYKEDGTRDYGDLQDIIKKYKERASLKEQNDRKVKYFLVPKKEIKENGYDLSFGSYQEITYEEEVYDAPKDILDELISLEDEIQSELKDLKSLF
- the lpxA gene encoding acyl-ACP--UDP-N-acetylglucosamine O-acyltransferase codes for the protein MNNIHKTAIIEDGAQLGDNITVGAFTIIGKDVKIGNGTTIASHTVIEGKTTIGENNQIFSHAAIGTIPQDLKFDGEDVELIIGNNNKIREYTLFNPGTIGGGSITKIGDNNLFMGYAHVAHDVIVGNNCVFANVATLAGHVEIDDNVVIGGLTPIHQFCKIGSNVMVAGGSVVTQDIPPFCLAEGNRAVLRGLNLNGLRRRFQDRSDIDAIKKAYKAIFESGNSISDVAKELLETNENKYVHELANFVIATKRGIPFNRK
- the lpxB gene encoding lipid-A-disaccharide synthase, whose amino-acid sequence is MKLLVCAMETSSNVHLKELKKYLNDEVELLGVFDKELGTPLYDLTHLAIMGFIDAIKKLRFFFKLRDELVDLAQDCDKVLLMDSSGFNLPLAKKLKQRYPDKEIIYYILPQAWAWKKKRVIKLEKFCTKLCSIIPFESEIYNDKEKITYVGHPLLDEITEYKTSLEKTDKIIYMPGSRKTEIINHMGVFRELTKQIKDKEHILIIPSKFNEEYIKKTYGDISNFTISNDAHSILKEAEFGFICSGTATLEASIIGTPFVMSYVAKKLDYFIGRQFVKLPFIGLANIFFHKMGKEPIHKEYFQEEVNVENLLNEYKNMNRDNYLKNSQELRDYLQFGSSKNVAKIIQN
- a CDS encoding DEAD/DEAH box helicase family protein; this translates as MQNETQTRQELIDTKLLLSGWDVTNYAQVRQEFSNTSFVSDVKPSYGKKQFCDYVLLGREGKPLAVVEAKKSSRDPRVGQEQAKQYCYNLKAEHNIDLPFCFYTNGNDIYFWDIENYPPRKIYAYPTREDLERLRHIQNYKKSLSHEFIDTHIAGRDYQVSAIRSVMELIDKKRRDFLLVMATGTGKTRTTIALVDALLRAGYIKNTLFLVDRVALREQAIEAFKEYIPSEPIWPKFGESSISKDRRIYVSTYPTMLNIIRDEEQTLSSHFFDLIVIDESHRSIYNTYGEILEYFDALKLGLTATPTNVIDHNTFELFSCEDGLPSFAYSYEEALDHIPPYLCDFEVLKIQTKFQDDGLNKRTISLEDQKNMILEGKEIEEINYEGTQLERDVINKDTNRIIVKEFMEESIKDSDGVIPTKSIFFCMTKAHARRVEELFNSLYPEYNGELAKVIVSDDSRAYGKGGLLDQFKTQDMPRIAISVGMLDTGVDIKEVSNLVFAKPIYSYTKFWQMIGRGTRLLDPQNLKPWCKEKEKFLIMDCWDNFKYFKLEPQGKSLIPNTPLPIRFFELRLQKIESALKLDIEIAKKEIQKLQEFIELFPKNSTTIQDGKNHLDKLDSIFYRTLSKENLEFLDTYIKPLAKSIVGVDYKAMRFEKDVLEYSIYLLENDEENRVKKRDTLIALIENLLLSVNIVAKEENLITKAKEVKYWNHLKDSDLDILVKALAPLMKYRAESKLEDDDTPIFDFKDYIKKKEYVEFGADRESVSISKYKQMVEDKIKELLNQNKILQKLKEGKSLSEKEIEELAHTLHEQDPFITLDLLRRVYMNKKAPFLKFIKHILGLEELKNFPDTVSESFDKFIKEHPTLTTTQLKFLDLLKGFIIDNESLSKKDLISAPFTVIHPSGIRGVFTKTEIDEILNITQELVA